TTCGAGCTGCCGGAGGCGCGCATTGCCCAGACGGGCGCCGAGCCTCGCGACGCCTCGCGGCTGATGGTGGTGGACGACCAGATCACGCACCATATCTTCCGCGACCTGCCCGACCTGCTGCGGCCCGGCGACCTGCTCGTGTTCAACGAGAGCCGCGTGATCCCGGCGCGCGTCATGGCCCGCAAGCCGGTGGACGCCGGCGGGTTCGGCGGCGGCCAGGTCGAGGTCCTGCTGCTGCGCGAGGAGGAGGCGAACGTCTGGAGCGCCTACCTCAAGCCCGCGCGGCGCGCCGGAAACGTGCTGCTGCTGGGGCCGGGCGGTGAACACCGCGCCGAGGTCGTGGGCGTGCTCGACGACGGCGCGCGGCTGTTGCGCTTCGGCTATGACCTCAAACCTCATCTCGACGAAATCGGGCGGCTGCCGCTGCCGCCGTACATTGACGCGGGCACGGCCGAGTCCGAGGCCCACTGGCGTGAGCGCTATCAGACCGTCTATGCGCAGACCCCCGGCAGCGTGGCCGCGCCGACCGCCGGGCTGCACTTCACGCCCGAGCTTCTGGCACGGTTGGACGCGCGTGGTATCGAGCGCGCCAGCGTGACCCTGCACGTGGGGGCCGGCACCTTCAAGCCGGTCTCGGGGCCGGTGGCCGAGCATGTCATGCACGCCGAGCGGTACTCGGTGAGCGAGGCTGCTGCCGGGGCGATCAACCGCGCCCGTGCCGAGGGCCGCCGCGTGGTGGCGGTCGGCACGACGACCGTCCGCACGCTGGAAAGTGCCTGGGACGGCGAGGCGGTGCGGGCAGGGGAGGGCGACACCCGGATTTTCATCACGCCGGGGACGCCCGTCAACGTGCCCGATCTGCTCATCACCAATCTGCACCTGCCGGGCAGCACGCTGCTGCTGCTGGTCTCGGCGTTCGCGGGCGAGGAACGGATCAGGGCGGCATATGGGGCGGCGCTGGAGGGGGAGTACCGGTTCTACTCCCTGGGGGACGCGATGTTGTTGGAGAACACGCGGAGCTGAGGGACTTTTCCGGTCCAGGGCGCTTAACTCCCCAGATTCCCAGCCCATAGGAACAGGTGGTCGCCATGGACAGACAGTGGCTAGTGGAGCTAGTGCGGCAGCAGGGCTGGTTTCTATATTTGACAGGCCAAACGCGCCTCTCCTACTGCCCAATCCATTCCTATTCCCTGTTCAGCACCGTCGCGCGGAGCTGCCGCACCGGCTCGAACCCCAGGTCGCGGTACACAGCGACGGCGCCCTCGTTCTCCAAATTCACGTGCAGGAACGGCACCTCGCCCGCCGCGTGGCTGTGCGCCGCGAGGCGGGCGACCAGGGTGCGGGCCAGGCCCCGGCGCCGGTAGTCGGGGTGGGTACACACCGCGCTGATCTCGCGGTGCCCCGGCGGCTGGAGGCGCTGCCCGGCCATCGCCGCGAGGCGGGGGGCGTCGCCGCTTTCGTCCCACACGCCCAGGTACAGCCCCAGCTCGGGCGTGCGGGGCAGAAAGGGACCGGGGCGGGTCAGGGCGGTGAGGTCCATCATGGCCCCCACGTCGTCGGCGGTCAGCTCGCGCACACTCAGACCGTCAGGCTGAGCCCCAGTCGCCTGGGGCCGCGCCTGCACCATCTGCAGCGGGTTGCCCACGAAGCCGCGCGTCCAGCCCGCCGGGGCATCAATGACCTCGGGGGCGAACAGCACGGCCAGCCCGCCTGCCGGGGTCATCGCCGTCAGGTCGGCCCAGGCCTGCGGAGTGTCTTCTGCCAGACCGGCGAAGACGGCGACCGGGGGAGCGTAGTGGGCGGCCAAGTTCGTGGTCTGCGCAAACGCGGCCTGCGGGCCCCGCAGCGCCGTCCAGATGGGGTTGCCCAGCGGGCCGTCCTCCCAGACGATGCTCATGTCAAGCTCGCGCGGCTGTGAGGCGCGTCCCAGTCGCTCAGTGGCCCCAGCGGCACGACCCCACTCGGGTTTAGGCGCTCATGGGTCATGTAGTAGTGCCGCTTGATGTGATCGAAGTTGACGGTCTCGCGGAAGCCGGGCCGCTGGAACAGGTCACGCGCGTAGCCCCACAGGTTCGGGTAGTCCACCAGCCGCCGAAGGTTGCACTTGAAATGCCCTACATACACGGCGTCGAAGCGCACCAGTGTCGTGAACAGCCGGATATCGGCCTCGGTCAGCTGCCCGC
The DNA window shown above is from Deinococcus sp. Leaf326 and carries:
- the queA gene encoding tRNA preQ1(34) S-adenosylmethionine ribosyltransferase-isomerase QueA, which produces MIPVPDPVHTADAVLGRLKFELPEARIAQTGAEPRDASRLMVVDDQITHHIFRDLPDLLRPGDLLVFNESRVIPARVMARKPVDAGGFGGGQVEVLLLREEEANVWSAYLKPARRAGNVLLLGPGGEHRAEVVGVLDDGARLLRFGYDLKPHLDEIGRLPLPPYIDAGTAESEAHWRERYQTVYAQTPGSVAAPTAGLHFTPELLARLDARGIERASVTLHVGAGTFKPVSGPVAEHVMHAERYSVSEAAAGAINRARAEGRRVVAVGTTTVRTLESAWDGEAVRAGEGDTRIFITPGTPVNVPDLLITNLHLPGSTLLLLVSAFAGEERIRAAYGAALEGEYRFYSLGDAMLLENTRS
- a CDS encoding GNAT family N-acetyltransferase; translated protein: MSIVWEDGPLGNPIWTALRGPQAAFAQTTNLAAHYAPPVAVFAGLAEDTPQAWADLTAMTPAGGLAVLFAPEVIDAPAGWTRGFVGNPLQMVQARPQATGAQPDGLSVRELTADDVGAMMDLTALTRPGPFLPRTPELGLYLGVWDESGDAPRLAAMAGQRLQPPGHREISAVCTHPDYRRRGLARTLVARLAAHSHAAGEVPFLHVNLENEGAVAVYRDLGFEPVRQLRATVLNRE